GTTTATAAGGTTACTATCATTCCTAGAGGTAGGGCGCTAGGGGTTACCATGTTCCTACCAGAAGAAGATCGCTATAGTCAGAGTAAGCAAGCATTGACTAGTCAGATATGTAGCTTGTTTGGTGGACGGATTGCTGAAGAAATGACTTTGGGGGCTAATGGTGTGACCACAGGTGCTTCTAATGATATTCAGCGTGCCACTCAGATTGCCCGTAATATGGTGGCTAAATGGGGCTTGTCTGAAAAACTAGGCCCATTGATGTATGACGAGGATGAAGGTGAAGTCTTCCTTGGGCGTAGCCAAGGAAGCTCAAGGCTGAATGTATCCCAGCAAACAGCACGGTTGATTGACGAAGAGGTGCGCTCATTAATTGATGGATGTTATACAACAGCTGAAAAAATTCTTAAGGAAAACAGAGATAAATTGGACTTAATGGCTGAAGCTCTCATGCAATATGAGACCATAGACTCACAGCAAATTGATGACATTATGGCTGGTAAAAAACCTCGCCCTCCAGCTGGGTGGCATGATGGGGACTCATCTGGTGGTAGTACCGTAACTGATCTTGATAAAAAAGAAGATAAAGGTACCAAAACGCCTGACCCTTCAATAGGTGGGCCTGCAGGTGAGCATTAATGCTCACCTTTGCTTTTCAGCTTAACTTTTCCTTCCTCGACTAAAATTATCTGAACAATAGTATGACTCAGCTATTAGCCTGTGGTGATCAGTCGCTTGATTTAACCCGCCCTCATGTAATGGGTATTCTTAATGTAACACCCGACTCGTTTTATGATGGTGGCTCTTATAAGTATCTTGATCGGGCTTTAATGCAGGCTGAGAAAATGGTTCAAGACGGCGCTAGCATTATTGATATTGGAGGAGAGTCAACGCGCCCTGGTGCAAAGCCTGTTAGTGTTGCTGAGGAGCTAGACCGGGTAATCCCAGCTGTTGAGTGTATTAGGCAGCAGTTTAATGTCATTGTATCAATTGATACCAGTACCCCAGCGGTTATTACTGAGGCGGCGTGTAAAGGTGCTGGACTTATTAATGATGTACGTGCTTTACAGCGAGAGGGTGCCTTGCAGGCTGCTGCTAATACAGGCTTGCCTATTTGCTTGATGCATATGCAGGGAGAGCCAGGGAGTATGCAGGATAACCCTCAGTACTCTGCAGTAGTTGATGAGGTTAAACAGTTTCTTTTATCGAGAATCAAAGCCTGTGAAGAGGTTGGAATTGATCGGTCCCAATTAATTATTGACCCAGGCTTTGGTTTTGGGAAAAGTGTTGGGCATAACTTTAGTTTGGCGAAGCACTTGGCAGAGTTGAAAAATCTTGAGTTGCCAATATTGATTGGTGTATCAAGAAAATCCATGATTGGTGCTATTTTGCACAAGGACGTTGATGATCGATTGTTTGGTTCACTGGCAGTTAACATTTGGTGTTATTTACAGGGTGGCAATATTTTTAGGGTACATGATGTGGCTGCGACTGTAGATTGTTTGAAGTTAGTCCAGGCTATTCAAGAGGCAAATTAAATTTAGGGATAGATATTTTAACTGTTATTTGTGGCTGCAAAAATGAAGAAAAAATACTTTGGAACTGATGGTATTCGGGGTCAAGTAGGGCAATACCCTATCACACCAGATTTTATGTTAAAGCTGGGTTGGGCAGCAGGTAAGGTGTTTGCTCAAGAGAGTAAGGGTAAAATTCTGATTGGTAAAGATACACGTATTTCTGGCTATATGTTTGAGGCTGCACTCGAAGCAGGACTTTCCTCTGCTGGTGTTGATGTCAGTTTGCTTGGCCCCATGCCAACCCCTGCTATCGCTTACTTAACCAGAACGTTTAATGCCCAGGCTGGTATAGTTATTAGTGCTTCCCATAACCCATATCAGGATAATGGAATTAAGTTTTTTTCTGCAGCAGGAACCAAATTAGATGACAGTGTTGAGTTAGCCATTGAAGCGATGCTGGATCAAGAAGTGAAATGTGTTGATTCCAGTAAATTAGGTAAGGCGACGCGAATCAATGATGCTGCTGGCCGCTATATTGAGTACTGTAAAGGAACAGTGGCAGGCAACCTGGATCTTAGTGGTTTAAAAATCGTGGTCGATGCAGCCAATGGAGCGACTTACCATGTTGGCCCTGCTGTGTTTCGAGAGTTGGGAGCTGATGTTATTTCAATAGGGATAGAGCCAAATGGTATCAATATTAATAAAGAGGTTGGCTCTACTCACTTGAGTGCCTTGCAGAAAAAAGTGGTTGAAGAGCAAGCTGATTTAGGTATTGCTTTTGATGGCGATGGCGATCGGGTGATGATGGTTGATCATCAAGGCCAGGCTGTGGATGGTGATGAGTTGCTGTTCATTATTGCTAGTAGCCAGGCTCATCAGAGGTTATTGCAAGGTGGTGTGGTTGGTACATTGATGACCAATTTGGGAATGGAGTTAGCGTTGTCAGAAATGAATATCCCTTTTGCTCGAGCAAAAGTAGGTGATCGCTATGTAAATGAAATGCTGCTTGCAAAAGGCTGGTTTTTAGGTGGTGAATCTTCAGGGCATATTATTTGCCGGGATGTGGCCACAACTGGAGATGGTATTGTTTCTGCGTTGCAAGTTTTAAAAGCACTGAAAGCAAGACGGCAGTCGTTATTTGAAGTAAAACAACTGATGTGTAAATTTCCACAAAAAATGGTCAATGTTCAGCTAGCTAGTAAGATAGATATTGCTAAAAATAGTCAAATCCAAGCTGCTGTCAGTGAGGCGGAAGCAGAGCTGTCAGGAAAAGGGAGAGTGTTATTAAGGCCATCTGGTACTGAGCCAGTTATTCGGGTGATGGTTGAAGGTGAAGATGAGTTAAAAGTAAATATGTTGGTAAGCCAACTAGCGGATGCTGTTAAAGAGGCGGTTGTGCTTGACTAAGGCAAATAGGATAAAAAAGCTCCTGGCTAGGCTAAAAGCACTGATAATAGTTTTGTTTATTGTCTGTAACTAAATCATAGGGTAACATTCCTGCCCCAAAAACAGTGTAGGTATCATGCGAACACCAATCGTAATTGCCAATTGGAAGATGAATGGCGGTTTAGCAGCTAATGCTGAGTTAGTTGGTCAATTGACACAGAAGTTGGCTAAGCAACAAGCGGCAACTATTGTAATTTGTCCACCATCTCCATATTTATCTCAAGTGGAGCAGTTAATCGAAAATAGCAATATTCGGTTAGGGGCGCAAAATGTTTCAGAGTATTCTGTAGGTGCCTATACTGGAGAAGTTTCGTTAAAAATGTTACAGGAGTTTGGCGTTCAGTATGTCATTGTTGGGCACTCTGAGCGCCGAGTGGTATTTAAAGAAACAGATCAACAAGTTGCTGAAAAGTGTAGGGTTGTTGTAGCTAGAGGTTTGGTGCCAGTTATCTGTATTGGTGAGTCACTGGAGGAGCGGCAGCAAGGCAATGCACAAGCTGTAATAGAGCAGCAGCTGCAAGCGTTGAGCTTAGGTGAGTTGGGTGGTGCATTTATTATTGCCTATGAGCCAATCTGGGCAATAGGTACGGGTGAAACGGCAACCCCTGAGCAAGCCCAGGAAATGCATAGTTTTATTAGGTCACAGCTACAGTCTCTCATATCAGGGCGAGCTGATAGTATCTCAATATTGTATGGCGGTAGTGTTAAGTCGGATAATGCCAGGCAGCTTTTTGCGATGCCTGACATTGATGGCGGGTTAGTTGGTGGAGCCTCTTTGCAGGCTGAAGAATTTTTTGCGATTTGTCGAGCTGCAGGTAATTAAATGGAGACATTAGTTTTAATTGGTCATGTATTGGCTGCATTAGCTTTAATAGGGTTAATTCTATTACAGCAAGGTAAAGGGGCTGAAGCAGGTGCATCATTTGGCGGTGGCGCATCGCAAACAATATTTGGTAGCCAAGGGGCTGGTAACTTTTTAACTAGAGTTACTGCTATTTTGGCAACAGTATTTTTTATTACCAGCTTTTCTCTAGCATTATTTGCGAAACACAAAGCAGAAGGTGGTGTGGATCCACTAGAAAAAGCTGTGATAACTGAACAGCCTATTGTTGAAACAGATGTGCCGACTTTAGATAACGCCGCTGAGAAAAAAACTGTAGAAAACGATGTGCCAGCGCTTGACGCAGAGGGGGTAAATGAAGCAGAATCTACCCCCGCTTCTGAGGGGAGTAAAACTTCAGATGTAGGTGCTGAATCAGTTGAGTCTAGTCAGGCCCAAACAGGAGCAGTGGAAAGTGCTAGTGAAGTAAATAGCACAAGTGAAGCAAACACTTCATCTGAAGTAAACTCTGAACAGTAAATGCCGAAGTGGTGGAATTGGTAGACACGCTATCTTGAGGGGGTAGTGGCTTCTAGCCGTGCCGGTTCAAGTCCGGCCTTCGGCACCAAGCAGTCCAAGTTTCATATCTAATATTTTCAAGCAGTTGACCATTAGTTTATAACTGATATAATTTTGGTCGCTATTGCGGGGTGGAGCAGTCTGGTAGCTCGTCGGGCTCATAACCCGAAGGTCGTTGGTTCGAATCCAGCCCCCGCTACCATATTTTTAAGAACCCCTTTTTTAAGGGGTTTTTTATTAGCTGTAGTAAGTAATCGTTCAGCTTAGCAAGCTAAGTATAGCACTGAACATTGCTGTATTTTGAGATTGGGCGCTATGCCCTTTTTTTATTGCTGCCATGAAGGCCTGCTAAACAGGTATTAAAACAGTGAGCAAACAACATGATGCATTATCTGAGTTAATTGAGCCTACTATTGATAGTTTGGGCTTTGAACTTTGGGGGATAGAATTTTTTACCCAAGGAAAGCACTCTAAATTGCGCGTTTTTATTGAAAGTGATGCAGGTATATCACTAGAAAACTGTGAGCAAGTTAGCCGTCAGGTGAGTAGTATTCTGGATGTTGAAGATCCTATTGCTGGCGAATATACCTTGGAGGTTTCTTCTCCAGGTCTGGATAGACGTTTATTTAAACTCGATCATTTTCAGCGCTTCATTGGTAGTAAAGTTAGTTTGAAATTAAGAATCCCTTTTGAAGGGAAACGAAAGTTTGTTGGCAGGATCAATGGTGTAGAAGAAGATGAGGTCGTGTTACAAGTAGATGAGCACGAATATTTATTACCAATAACTTCTATTGAAAAGGCTAATATTGTTCCTGAGTTTTGATAAAGATTTTCTCTAATCAGGCGCTACGGGGCAGCTTGGGCAAAATGCGAGGCGTAACATGAGCAAAGAGATTCTGTTAGTTGTCGACTCGGTATCCAATGAAAAAGGGGTACCGCCAGAAGTCATTTTTGAAGCAATTGAGGTTGCTTTGGCAACTGCTACAAAAAAACGTTACGACACTGAGATGGATGTTCGAGTCTCAATTAATCGTGCGACAGGTGACTATGACACTTTCCGTCGTTGGTCTGTTGTTGAAGATGAAGACTTTGACAGCCTTGGCACTCAACTGACTGTTGAAGAAGCTCAGGAAAAAGATAGCTCTTTGCAAGCCGGAGACTATTGGGAAGAGCAAATTGAGTCTGTTGAGTTTGGCCGAATCGCTGCCCAAACGGCCAAGCAGGTTATTGTTCAGAAAGTAAGAGAAGCTGAGCGTGCCCAAATTGTTGAAGCTTACCGAGAAAAGCTAGGAGAGCTGGTAAGTGGAACGGTTAAAAAAGTGACGCGAGATAACATCATAATTGACCTGGGTAATAATGCAGAAGCTTTATTACCCAGAGATCAACTAATTCCGCGGGAATCATTTCGAGTGGGTACTCGAGTTAGGGCTTTGCTTCACGAAATTCGCAAAGAAAATCGAGGCCCGCAATTAATGCTCAGCCGGGCATGTTCTGAAATGTTGATTGAACTGTTTAAAATTGAAGTGCCAGAAATTGCAGAAGAAGTGATTGAGGTTAAAGGCGCTGCTAGGGATCCAGGCTCCAGAGCCAAAATTGCAGTTAAAACTAATGATGGTCGGATTGACCCTGTAGGTGCCTGCGTCGGTATGCGTGGAGCTAGGGTTCAGGCAGTTTCGGGTGAGCTAGGTAATGAGCGGATTGATATAGTGCTTTGGGATGATAATCCCGCTCAGCTAGTTATTAATGCGATGTCTCCTGCTGAAGTCGCCTCAATTATTGTTGATGAAGACACTCATGCAATGGATATTGCTGTGGCGGAAGATAACCTGGCACAGGCAATTGGCCGTAATGGTCAGAATGTTAGGTTAGCTAGTGAGTTAACCGGTTGGACCCTCAATGTTATGACAGAGGAAGAAGCTAACAATAAGCAGGCACAAGAAACAGGCGATATTGTTGGTCAGTTTGTTCAGCAGCTAGATGTAGATCATGAAGTTGCTGAGCTACTTGTAGAAGAAGGTTTTACCAGCCTTGAAGAAGTGGCTTATGTGCCACTAGAAGAAATGCTAGAAATTGATGGTTTTGATGAAGAGATTGTCAACGAGCTGCGTCAA
This genomic interval from Spartinivicinus ruber contains the following:
- the glmM gene encoding phosphoglucosamine mutase, whose amino-acid sequence is MKKKYFGTDGIRGQVGQYPITPDFMLKLGWAAGKVFAQESKGKILIGKDTRISGYMFEAALEAGLSSAGVDVSLLGPMPTPAIAYLTRTFNAQAGIVISASHNPYQDNGIKFFSAAGTKLDDSVELAIEAMLDQEVKCVDSSKLGKATRINDAAGRYIEYCKGTVAGNLDLSGLKIVVDAANGATYHVGPAVFRELGADVISIGIEPNGININKEVGSTHLSALQKKVVEEQADLGIAFDGDGDRVMMVDHQGQAVDGDELLFIIASSQAHQRLLQGGVVGTLMTNLGMELALSEMNIPFARAKVGDRYVNEMLLAKGWFLGGESSGHIICRDVATTGDGIVSALQVLKALKARRQSLFEVKQLMCKFPQKMVNVQLASKIDIAKNSQIQAAVSEAEAELSGKGRVLLRPSGTEPVIRVMVEGEDELKVNMLVSQLADAVKEAVVLD
- the rimP gene encoding ribosome maturation factor RimP — its product is MSKQHDALSELIEPTIDSLGFELWGIEFFTQGKHSKLRVFIESDAGISLENCEQVSRQVSSILDVEDPIAGEYTLEVSSPGLDRRLFKLDHFQRFIGSKVSLKLRIPFEGKRKFVGRINGVEEDEVVLQVDEHEYLLPITSIEKANIVPEF
- the folP gene encoding dihydropteroate synthase encodes the protein MTQLLACGDQSLDLTRPHVMGILNVTPDSFYDGGSYKYLDRALMQAEKMVQDGASIIDIGGESTRPGAKPVSVAEELDRVIPAVECIRQQFNVIVSIDTSTPAVITEAACKGAGLINDVRALQREGALQAAANTGLPICLMHMQGEPGSMQDNPQYSAVVDEVKQFLLSRIKACEEVGIDRSQLIIDPGFGFGKSVGHNFSLAKHLAELKNLELPILIGVSRKSMIGAILHKDVDDRLFGSLAVNIWCYLQGGNIFRVHDVAATVDCLKLVQAIQEAN
- the tpiA gene encoding triose-phosphate isomerase, whose product is MRTPIVIANWKMNGGLAANAELVGQLTQKLAKQQAATIVICPPSPYLSQVEQLIENSNIRLGAQNVSEYSVGAYTGEVSLKMLQEFGVQYVIVGHSERRVVFKETDQQVAEKCRVVVARGLVPVICIGESLEERQQGNAQAVIEQQLQALSLGELGGAFIIAYEPIWAIGTGETATPEQAQEMHSFIRSQLQSLISGRADSISILYGGSVKSDNARQLFAMPDIDGGLVGGASLQAEEFFAICRAAGN
- the nusA gene encoding transcription termination factor NusA; the protein is MSKEILLVVDSVSNEKGVPPEVIFEAIEVALATATKKRYDTEMDVRVSINRATGDYDTFRRWSVVEDEDFDSLGTQLTVEEAQEKDSSLQAGDYWEEQIESVEFGRIAAQTAKQVIVQKVREAERAQIVEAYREKLGELVSGTVKKVTRDNIIIDLGNNAEALLPRDQLIPRESFRVGTRVRALLHEIRKENRGPQLMLSRACSEMLIELFKIEVPEIAEEVIEVKGAARDPGSRAKIAVKTNDGRIDPVGACVGMRGARVQAVSGELGNERIDIVLWDDNPAQLVINAMSPAEVASIIVDEDTHAMDIAVAEDNLAQAIGRNGQNVRLASELTGWTLNVMTEEEANNKQAQETGDIVGQFVQQLDVDHEVAELLVEEGFTSLEEVAYVPLEEMLEIDGFDEEIVNELRQRAKDKLLTQAIASEEQLESAQPAQDLLEMDGMDKHLAYELASKGIVTMEDLAEQSIDDLLEIEGIDEAQAGELIMTARAPWFEDGQQQ
- the secG gene encoding preprotein translocase subunit SecG; translated protein: METLVLIGHVLAALALIGLILLQQGKGAEAGASFGGGASQTIFGSQGAGNFLTRVTAILATVFFITSFSLALFAKHKAEGGVDPLEKAVITEQPIVETDVPTLDNAAEKKTVENDVPALDAEGVNEAESTPASEGSKTSDVGAESVESSQAQTGAVESASEVNSTSEANTSSEVNSEQ